A DNA window from Pseudodesulfovibrio thermohalotolerans contains the following coding sequences:
- a CDS encoding exosortase C-terminal domain/associated protein EpsI has protein sequence MKRRIFIICLLVLCAGAFVNLHSDVAVPLSRPLGEFPVKVGQWRMVHEWRYAQGILEVLQATGYVSRQYRDEQGRVVELYLGYHDGGPDAGPIHSPRNCLPGGGWLQRFEKIVGIDLGGRSMKAVQAAYDKSESTVTMLYWFQVCGKIVTNEYALKIEEIIGSITSRRRDSAFIRLSTEIPDENGGAERTLQRFAEDFYPVIEAFLPAPTGGR, from the coding sequence ATGAAGCGTAGAATTTTCATCATCTGCCTCCTGGTTCTGTGCGCCGGGGCCTTTGTCAATCTGCATAGCGATGTGGCCGTGCCCTTGAGTCGACCCTTGGGCGAGTTTCCGGTCAAGGTCGGCCAGTGGCGCATGGTCCATGAGTGGCGGTATGCCCAGGGCATCCTCGAAGTCCTTCAGGCCACGGGCTATGTGTCCAGGCAGTACAGGGACGAACAGGGCCGGGTGGTTGAGCTGTATCTCGGCTATCACGACGGCGGGCCGGATGCCGGTCCCATCCACTCCCCCCGCAATTGTCTGCCCGGCGGCGGCTGGTTGCAACGGTTCGAAAAGATCGTCGGGATCGATTTGGGCGGCCGGAGCATGAAGGCGGTCCAGGCCGCCTACGACAAGAGCGAGTCGACCGTGACCATGCTCTATTGGTTCCAGGTTTGCGGCAAGATTGTGACCAACGAATACGCCCTCAAGATCGAGGAGATCATAGGGTCCATAACCAGCCGCAGGCGGGACAGCGCGTTTATTCGCCTGTCCACGGAGATTCCCGACGAGAACGGCGGGGCGGAGCGGACGCTGCAACGTTTCGCCGAGGACTTCTACCCTGTGATCGAGGCGTTCCTGCCTGCGCCCACAGGGGGGAGATAG
- the xrtA gene encoding exosortase A, translating into MTTLRDTLGRYGWWLLAVPLVLGAAYAPVLQRLVANWYLDDNYSHGFLIPIIAGWFVWRDWDNLKAVEVKPSSWGLLVILLGLVQFAFAWLATELFNMRLSLIVVLAGCVLYLFGVGVFKRLRLPIGYLVLMVPLPYILYDALAFPLKLFVAKVSVGVLKLMGYAVWREGNIIAFPNIVLEVADACSGLRSLVSLIALAVTLAFLTLKSPWTRLLLVISAIPFAVLTNIIRVVATGQLAHHYGQAAAEGFFHEFAGLAVFCMAMFFLGGTCFLLRLWEKRHEA; encoded by the coding sequence ATGACGACATTACGGGACACATTGGGCAGGTACGGATGGTGGCTCCTGGCCGTGCCGTTGGTTTTGGGAGCGGCCTATGCGCCGGTTCTCCAGCGGCTGGTCGCCAACTGGTACCTTGACGACAACTACTCGCACGGCTTCCTCATCCCGATCATCGCCGGTTGGTTCGTGTGGCGGGATTGGGACAATTTGAAGGCGGTCGAAGTCAAGCCGTCCAGCTGGGGGCTTTTGGTCATCCTGCTGGGATTGGTTCAGTTCGCTTTCGCCTGGCTCGCCACGGAACTGTTCAACATGCGCCTGTCGCTGATCGTGGTCCTGGCCGGGTGTGTGCTCTATCTTTTCGGCGTAGGCGTTTTCAAGCGGCTTCGCCTGCCCATCGGGTACCTGGTCCTCATGGTGCCGCTTCCCTATATTCTCTACGACGCACTGGCATTTCCGCTCAAGCTGTTCGTGGCCAAGGTGTCCGTGGGCGTTCTCAAGCTGATGGGCTACGCCGTGTGGCGGGAGGGCAACATCATCGCCTTCCCGAACATCGTGCTTGAGGTGGCCGACGCGTGCAGCGGGCTGCGTTCGCTCGTTTCCCTTATCGCATTGGCCGTGACCTTGGCCTTTCTGACGCTCAAATCGCCTTGGACACGGCTTTTGCTCGTGATCTCGGCCATTCCGTTCGCGGTCCTCACCAACATTATTCGCGTGGTCGCCACCGGTCAGTTGGCGCACCATTACGGACAAGCCGCAGCCGAGGGATTCTTCCATGAATTCGCCGGGCTGGCAGTATTCTGCATGGCCATGTTCTTCCTCGGCGGAACTTGCTTCCTGCTCAGGCTCTGGGAGAAACGTCATGAAGCGTAG
- a CDS encoding TIGR03016 family PEP-CTERM system-associated outer membrane protein gives MTSFLPKMLAAVLLAACLCPAASAAGLTFQPRVTVTGEYNDNVEEVDGGAGDWVAIVKPGLSLLYEHSRVLLDVSYDFEHKRYANQVLSDEYNNYLTSSLAVEAIKDLFYVDISDNYQMVYQNVERGEVPEGDTSNGTTDQNIFSFKPYFSFPLQERTTLTTGAQFKDIWYSEEDNVDKRVYSLFADVNHELTERFSMTLGVGYDKQDPRFEEGGFNRYSTTLGAMYSYAEGSFVEASISPTYTDYVLTRATDKQYVPYSLSITHAFSNRLTGIVYTEMDFAEDPTSSVTKNEFRHGVEIDREYARGHFAVALEYRDYESENRTSRTTYWRPSIKGGHQLTERLGFNYNVYMDLDTNPDSDKYLFALTSLRYELSEQFSCSLNYRFKDNDAERSEDDYISNTVGLSVSWVY, from the coding sequence ATGACATCATTCCTCCCGAAAATGCTGGCGGCCGTATTGCTTGCGGCTTGTCTGTGTCCGGCGGCGTCCGCTGCCGGACTGACCTTCCAGCCTCGCGTGACGGTCACCGGCGAGTACAACGACAATGTGGAGGAGGTCGACGGCGGTGCGGGCGATTGGGTTGCAATCGTCAAGCCCGGTCTGAGCCTGCTTTACGAACACAGCCGCGTGCTTTTGGACGTTTCCTACGACTTCGAGCACAAGCGGTATGCCAACCAGGTCCTGTCGGACGAGTACAACAACTACCTCACGTCGAGTCTGGCCGTGGAGGCCATCAAAGACCTGTTCTACGTCGACATCAGCGACAATTATCAGATGGTCTACCAGAATGTGGAACGTGGCGAAGTTCCGGAAGGCGATACCAGCAACGGCACCACGGATCAGAACATCTTTTCGTTCAAGCCGTATTTCAGTTTTCCCCTGCAGGAGCGGACGACCTTAACGACGGGCGCGCAATTCAAGGACATTTGGTATTCGGAAGAAGACAACGTGGACAAGCGGGTCTATTCGCTCTTCGCCGACGTGAATCACGAATTGACCGAAAGGTTCTCCATGACGCTCGGCGTCGGGTACGACAAGCAGGACCCCCGGTTCGAGGAAGGCGGGTTCAATCGCTACAGCACCACTCTAGGGGCCATGTACTCCTACGCGGAAGGCTCTTTCGTGGAGGCGAGCATCTCGCCCACATACACGGATTATGTGCTGACCCGGGCCACGGACAAGCAGTATGTGCCGTATTCCCTGAGCATAACCCACGCCTTTTCCAACCGGTTGACCGGCATCGTGTACACCGAAATGGACTTTGCCGAGGATCCGACGTCGTCCGTAACCAAGAACGAGTTCAGGCACGGCGTCGAGATTGACCGCGAATACGCGCGGGGTCACTTCGCCGTCGCGCTGGAATACAGGGATTATGAGTCGGAAAACAGGACCAGCAGGACGACCTACTGGCGGCCAAGCATAAAAGGAGGGCATCAGCTCACGGAACGGTTGGGATTCAACTACAATGTCTACATGGATTTGGACACGAATCCGGACAGCGACAAGTATTTGTTCGCGTTGACCAGCCTTCGCTACGAGCTCTCGGAACAGTTTAGCTGTAGTCTCAATTATCGATTCAAGGACAACGACGCCGAACGGTCGGAGGACGACTACATATCCAACACCGTGGGCCTGTCCGTGTCCTGGGTGTATTGA